Proteins encoded in a region of the Zea mays cultivar B73 chromosome 2, Zm-B73-REFERENCE-NAM-5.0, whole genome shotgun sequence genome:
- the LOC103646514 gene encoding putative ubiquitin-like-specific protease 1B, whose translation MECLFQPSAYLGDEVIDCYINLIKAQKHLKCRSGGRVHIENAFQFNFLKRDGDLEIKTEELYPIKDMAHICSAERRVLLYLDHDMVFIPINIRETHWYLAVIHARNMEIQVLDSLGTSQDRKDLTDSIKGLQRQIDMISQRKELKDHRWSDLQVASWPLREIDMGYAKQTDSSSCGLFLLNYIEYWTGDEMSDSFTQILIRGNYSTCLMIAK comes from the exons ATGGAGTGTTTATTTCAGCCGAGCGCATATTTAGGTGACGAG GTTATAGACTGTTACATAAATTtgataaaagctcaaaagcatctAAAGTGCCGATCTGGAGGTCGCGTTCACATAGAAAATGCTTTCCAGTTCAATTTCCTGAAGCGAGATGGTGATCTTGAAATTAAAACAGAGGAGCTATATCCAATTAAAGACATGGCACACATATGTAGCGCTGAACGAAGGGTGTTACTTTACCTAGACCATGACATG GTGTTTATTCCGATAAACATCCGAGAGACGCACTGGTATCTTGCTGTGATCCATGcaagaaatatggagatacaagTGCTCGATTCACTTGGTACTTCACAAGACCGCAAAGACCTCACTGACTCT ATTAAAGGACTGCAAAGACAAATAGATATGATATCTCAACGTAAGGAGTTAAAAGACCACAGGTGGTCAGACCTCCAAGTTGCTTCTTGGCCGCTCAGAGAAATAGACATGGGATATGCAAAGCAGACAGATAG CTCTTCATGTGGcctctttcttttgaactatatcgAATACTGGACAGGGGATGAAATGTCTGACAGTTTTACCCAG ATTCTAATAAGAGGAAACTACTCCACGTGCTTGATGATAGCGAAGTAG